GCGGCCTGTTCGGCGATACGCCGCAGCAGATCGCGCAGGACCCTCGCACGCAGTCCATCGTCAACGACCCCTACAGCCGCACCACGGGCCTGGGTGACATCACCTATGTGGGCCTGGTCGCCCCCTCGGAAACCAAGAAGCTGAGCAATGGCGGCGTGCTGGTGTGGGGCGTGGGCGGAACCGTCATGCTGCCCACCGCGAGTGAGGCCGTGCTGGGCACCGGCAAATACTCGGCCGGCCCCACCGCCGTGCTTGCCTACCTCGGTCCGGAATGGATTTTGGCCGTCTTTCCGCAACAGTGGTGGTCGTTCGCCTCCAGCAAGAAAGACCGCCCCAACGTGAACATGACCAATGTCCAGTACATCATCCAGCGAAAACTGGATGACGCCGGCAAGTGGCACATCGGTATGTCGCCCAACATCGCCATCAACTGGAATGCGCAGGGTGGCGGCAACAAGGTCAACTTTCCGGTGGGCCTTGGCATCAACTACTCGACCAAGCTGATGGGCGTTCCCATCAAGTACGGTTTTGAGGTGCAGTACTCCGTCATCCAGCAGTCGTCGATGCCGGGGGCACGCTGGAACTATCGCTTCGTCATCGTGCCGGCCGTGCCCAAGTTCCTGCTCTGAACAGAACGCCTCGCCAAGCCGGTGCGCACGTCATCCACGATGACGCGCGCACCGGGCTCCACCCTGGCCTGGCTAGAGCGAAATCGTCGCCGACAGCATCGCAGGGTTGCCCTGCGTGCGGTTCTTCACATCGAACTCGTGCAGCCAGCGCAGCGAAAATTCGACCTGGCCGCCCTGCCACTTCTTCAGGTAGTTCACCATGGGACCCAGCGACACAGCGCGTCCCTTGAAGCCATTCAAACGATCGGCGAGCGGGCCGGTGTCCTTGTCGATCTGATAGATCCATCCACCCACGGCCCCAATGCCCCAACCCGTGGGAAAGCGCTGCACCAACAGCGAATCGAGATGGAACACCGAGCCATTCTGGTAGTCGGTGGCATTGTCCTTGGTATAGAAATCCACACCGGCCGTCGTGCTCCATTCCAGCGAGCCTTGGCTGAACAACTGCGTGTAGCCCACGGTGGGGGTGAACACCCAGGTATTGAGGCTGGCATTGGCCAGCCGCCCCTTGGTGTAGCTGCCCGTCGGGGCCTCGATGTACAGCGCCAGCGACAGGTGCTGCGTCTGGCTGAAATGGTGGCTGGCGATGATGGGCACGAACGTCATGTCGTACAGGCCGGTCGTGCTGTCGTGCACGCTGCGATGGAACTGCCCCAGGTCCAGGTCCGCGGTCGCCCCCACGTAGGCGAACGGCAGGTCGACCATCGAGGCGAAATTCCACGATGACGGCTTGGTGTTCCAGATATACATGCCCACCGCCGAGAAGAGCTGGAACTCCGCCCTGATGCCCAGCGACGAACCACCACCGGTCAGCGGGACTTCCTTCGAACCGCTGATGTCACCCTTGTAGTACGCATAGCCCAGCTGCCAGTTCCACCCGGACGCAGGCGGTACCAGCCCGGAGTACGAAGCGGCCTGCAGGCCGGTAATCGAACGTCCGACACCGCCTTCTGTCGCGTGCGCCGGAAGGCTGCCGAGAATGGCCAGGACAAGGAAACCCGAGAGAAGTCGCTTCATACAATGATCGCCATTGGCAATGACAGGAAACGCCAGATGCTTGCGTCAGGTAACCCCGACTACACAGTCAGCGTGGCCGTCTGTGCGATGGCGAACAAGCGAAAATCCACCTATGTGGATTACGTATAAATACGGAAACCTCGCGGCAGTTTCATGCCATGAAAAGGAACCGGCGACGCGCCGATACCCTTGGGGCCTGCTTACGATTTCCGCCTGCCCCGCGCAGTGCGCCGATGCACTACGGCGACCCACGATGTCGACGGCGTGATGCCGTCGTCCGGGGCTTAGGCCACAGCGGCACCGCTCTCGGGAATGCGCGCAATGGCTTGTTGCGCGGCCTGCTCCAGCGACCTCACCACTTCATTGACGTCCGCGTTGGCGGGTAGCGCGGTCTCGACCGTCGCCAACGGTTCGGGGAACAGCACGCCGACGATGCACGCGCCCGGAATGCGGGCACGCACCATAGCCACTGCATCGTCGAAAGCGCCCTGCTCGGCGGCGGGGTTGGCACTCACCACATAGACCATCGACACCGCATTGGGCGTCGCATCCGGATGCGGCTCCGCGTCGAAGGCAGTGAAATCATCGATGGAAAGATGGCGTGCATCGATGTGCAGGTCACGCAGGATGCGCGTGAGCAGCTCGGCGGACAGATCGTTGGCAACCGAGCCCAGCCCCAGGCACAACACCACCGAGCCGGCCGGAACGGCAAGCGGCCCCTGCCAGCGACCGTAAGCCTCCTCGCGATGCAGGCGCAGGCTGCGGCCGATGCTCGCGTCCTCCAGCACGGAGGCACGCCGGCGCCAGCGCGTCCACTTGCTCTCGTGGCTGTCCAGCGCTTCCACCACGGTCACGATGGTGCGTTTCACCGAGGTCTGCTGCACCGTACTGATCGCACCGGCCCCAAGATCAACGCGCGCCAGTTGCAACGCCGGCAGCAACACCGCATCGCAATAGGCGGCAAAGCTCTTGCGCTTCAGGAAGTCGCGCGCCTCGCTGAGGATCTCGTTCGCATCGCCCGACAACGCGCGCTGGTACACGCGCTGCGGCATGGTCAGCGCGGGCGCGTCGCCAAGCAGCACGTTGAGCAGGTCCAGCGCCTTCACGTGCCGGCCGGCCACCACCAGGCAAAGGGTCAGCGGCGTGGACATGAGCAGGCCCACCGGCCCCCACAGCCAGCTCCAGAAGATCGCCGCCACCACCACCGCCAGCGGCGACAGGCCGGTGGTGTGCCCGTAGAGAAAGGGCTCGATCAGCTGCGACACCACGATCTCCACGAACAGGTAGAGCACGATCGTCATCGCCAGCAACGACCAGCCCGGCGCCACCGCCGCCGCGAACAGGCTCACCAGGGCCGCCACCAGCCACACGCCGATGTAAGGCACGAAACGCAGGGCTGCCGTGAGGGCGCCCCATAGCGGCGCGCTGGGCACACCGATCACGGTGAGGCCCAGCCAGATCGCCACGCCGACACTGAAGTTCACCGAGAAGGTGGAGATGAAGAAGCGCGACAGGCGTTCGCCCGCGTCGTTGATCGCCGCCGTGGTGGCGCGCAGGTCGGTGCCACCCGCCAGCCGGATGAAGCGATCGCGCAGGGACTCGTGCTCCAGCAACACGAAGATCAGCACCACCAGCACGATGCCCGCGGTTTCCAGCGGCACCCACGCGGTGGACAACACGCGCGTCAGCAACGCCAGTGGCGGAGAGGATGTCTTGCCCGGTGCCTGCGCTGGCTTGGCTTCGGCCGGCGCGTTGGTGAGGTAGGGCGGCGCCACGAAGGCCGGTGCGGCCGTGCCGGCGGGTGCCGGCGCGGCGCCCTGCCCACCGCCGTCGATCACCTTGCCCAGTTCGCCCTGGAGGAAATCCAGCCGCCCCAGCGTCTCCTCGCGCAGCGATTTCACCTTGGTGCGGATGGTCACTTCGTACTGCGGCAGGCTGCGCGCCACGTGCACCACCTGGGTGCCGATCATGGTGGCCAGGCCGGAGACCACGACCACCAGCGCCAGTACGGCGATCAGCACTGACGCGCCGTGGCCCAAACCGACGCGACGGGACAGGCGCACCCACGGCGCCACCAACAGGCTGAGAAACACCGCCAGGACGATCGGCACCAGCACCTCCCGCCCGAAGTACAGCAGTGCCAGCACGCAGGCCGCGGCGACGATGACGACCGCGCGCTGGCTGGCCGAGGCGGCAGGCGATGCGGGGGCTTGCGACGACATGGGCGGCTCCTATCCATCGCGGCACGGGCGGGGCAGACGGATGGCCCCGGGGGTGCCGCAAGGATAGCCTCGACCGGTGACGGATGGATCAGGCCGCCTCGTGCTCCAGCGGCAGGCGGCACAGCCGACGAACGTCGAGCAAGGCCACGAAGCCGTTCGGCGAGGGCAGTACGCCCTGCACGGGGTCATCCTCGCGCGCCGCGCCGCCGGGCAGCGGTGGCGCAACGTCGGCCGCCTTGGCCGACAACAGGTCGCCAATGGCATCCACGCGGATGCCCACCAGGTGCGGACCGTGCGAGAGCATCACCAGGCGCACCTGGAACGGGTCCACCCGCCCTTCCTCGTCGAGTCCGAGGCGACGCCGCCCGTCCAGTACCGGCACGATGCGTCCGCGCAGATGGCGAATGCCCAGCAGGTCAGCGGCCGCACCCGGCACGGGCGTGAGCTCGCCGTCGCGCAGTACTTCGCTCACCTGCGTCAGCGGCGCGGCATACCACTGCCCGCCGATGCGGAAGGACAGCCAGTCCTCGGTGTTGTGTCCCTGGGTCATGACACGCTCTCCCCTGCTCTGGTCTTGGCGACCGGTACGACGAATATGCAATTCACGGGCCATGCTCGGGCGAGCTCACGCGCGCGCCGCCGACGCTGATGGCACCGGCGGCGACATCGGGCAGGGAAACCTGCGGCGCAAGATCCGGCCGCGCATCGCCGTCCTGTTGCGCGGTGCGCACGGGTCTGGCGAGGATGACCTTGTTCACCGGCGCGTCTTCCACCGGCTTGGGCGCCACCACTTCCACGATCGGTGCGGACTTGCCGGCTGCCGGTGCCACCGCGACCACGGCAGCGGGCGCTGCGGGCGCTGCCGACACGGACGGCGCGGGCGCACCGCGATCGTCCGCCGTCAGCTGGCCGTTCTGAAGGTCGTTGAGGAAGCGCTTGGGCGCGTCCTCTTCGCTCAACACCACGATCAACACGCGGCGATTGTGGTTACGACCGTCCGCCGTGGTGTTGTCGGCACTGGGCCGGTACTCGCCCCAGCCCATGATGCCCAGCCGCGACGGATCCACACCCTGCTCGGAGAACAGTCGCGCCACGCTCGCGGCGCGCGCGGCGGACAGCTCCCAGTTGGACGGATACAGCGCGGTATTGATGGGACGGTCATCCGTATAGCCCTCGATGCGCACCGCATTGGGAAACGGCTTGAGGATGGACGCCATGTTGTCGAGGATGTCGTTCGCCTCGGGCGAGAGCCTGGCCGCGCCGCTGGCGAACAGGATGTCGGTGCGCAGCTCGATCTCCAGCCACGACGTGGTCTTGCGCACGATCACCATCTGCTTGTCGATCAGGGGCTGCAACGCGCGCTGCACCTGGTCGCGGATCGATTCCAAGTTGCGCTTCTCCTGTGACTCCGAGCCCGAGCGCGAATCCGCGACACGCACCAGTTGCGGGCGCGCTGGAATCGGCACGCTCACCGGGGTGGTGGCAGCGCCCGGCCGGGACTGCGGTGACGCAATGGCCGGATCGACGTTGTGCGGCTGCGCACGCGTCTGCGGCATCGCGGCGATCACGTGGCTGGAGCCGTTGAACGCCTCGATGATGGAGTTGGACATCACGCGGTACTTGCCCTCGTTCACCACGGAGACCGCGTACATCACCACGAAGAAGGCCAGCAGCAGCGTCATCAGGTCGGCATAGGGGATCGCCCATGCCTCGTGGTTGACGTGGTCCTCGTGATGTTTTTTCTTCCTGGCCACGATGCTGCGCCCGGTTACGCCAGGTAGCCTTGAAGCTTGGCTTCGATCTGGCGCGGGTTGGCGCCTTCGGCGATCGCGACCAGGCCTTCGATCAGGATTTCGCGCATCTGCGTCTGCTTGTGGATCAGCGCCTTCAAGCGGGCCGACATCGGCAGCATCAGCAGGTTGGCCAGCGCCACGCCGTAGATGGTGGCCACGAACGCGGCGGCGATGCCGTGGCCGAGCTTGCTCGGGTCGGCCAGGTTCTGCATCACCGCCATCAGGCCCATCACCGCGCCGATGATGCCCATGGTCGGCGAGAAGATGCCGGCGTTCTCGAATACCTTCGCACCGGCCAGGTCGTGATGCTCGCGCGCGCCCACTTCCACTTCCAGCACGCCGCGGATGGCCTCCGGCTCGCTGCCGTCGACCAGCAGTTGCAGGCCCTTGCGCACGAACGTGTCGCTTTCCGAATCGATCTGCGGTTCCAGGCCCAGCAGGCCCTGGCGGCGCGAAATCTCGCTCCAGCCCACGATGCGGCTGATCAGGTCCGATGGCTGATGCTGCGGCGGCTTGTACACCAGCGGGAACATCGACATGGCGTGCTTGAGCACCTTGCCGGAGTTCTGCACCAGCAACGCGGCGATGGTGCCCAGGAACACAATGACGAACGCGGCCGGGTTCCACAGCGCTTCCACGCTGGAACCCTTGAGGACGGTGCCGACGATGATGACGATGAACGCCAGGATCGTGCCGATGAGACTTACCAGGTCCATGGTCAGCTATTCACACGCAGAGTGGGGAGGAGTTGACCGTCTGCGCCGGACAAACCGGCCAGATCCATCACCAGCGCCAGACGGCCGTCGCCGGTAACCGTCGCACCCGCCACGGCGGGCACGCCTTCGAACAGGGGACCGAGCGGTTTCACCATCACGTCTTCGCGGCCGATCACCTCGTGCACCAGGCAACCCAGGCGCATGTGGCCGATGTGCAGCACCACCACGTGACGGCCCGACGGGCCTTCCACGCCGACCCAGCCGCCAAGGTCTGCCAGCGCCAGCGCGCGACCGCGATGCGAGGCCACGGCGCGGCCGTCGAGCTGTTGCTGCTGGCCCGGCGCCAGCTCGAACACCTCGTCCACGTTGCTCAGCGGCAGCGCGAGCAGGCGCGCTCCCACGCGCACCATCAGCACGCGCTGGATCGCCAGCGTCAGCGGCACGGCCAATTCCAGCGTGCTGCCCTTGCCCAGCTGTGAGCGCACGGAAAGCGTGCCGCCCAGTTCCACCACGCGCGTCTTCACCACGTCCATGCCCACGCCACGACCGGAGATGTCGGAGACGGTGGCCGCCGTGCTGAAGCCGGGGCGGAAGATGATTTCGTAGCATTCGTTCTCGGTAAGGCGCGAGGCCTGCGCCTCGTCCATCAATCCTTTCTCCACCGCCTTGCGGCGCAGGACCTCGGGATTCATGCCGCGCCCGTCGTCGGACACGGTGATAACGATGCGCTCGCCGCGCTGACTCGCACCCAGCGTCACCTTGCCCTTGCGCGGCTTGCCGGCGCGCTCGCGTTCTTCCGGCATTTCCAGGCCGTGGTCGAGCGCATTGCGGATCAGGTGCACCATGGGGTCGGCAAGCGCCTCGACCAGGCTGCGGTCGAGATCAGTGCCCTCGCCTTCCTGCACCAATTCCACGTCCTTGCCGAGCTGGCGCGACAGGTCGCGAACGATGCGCGGAAAACGCTGGAACAAGCGGCCGACCGGCTGCATGCGCATGCCGAGTACGGCGTTCTGCAGGGCGTCGGCGACGCGATCCAGTTCCGTGGCGGCCAGTTCGAGCGTTTCGTCGCCGTTCTTGGCCGCGAGGCTCAGCAGGCGATTGCGCACCAGCACCAGTTCACCGGCGCGGTGCACGAGTGCATCGAGGCGCGCGGTGTCCACGCGCACGGTGTTTTCCGGCGCAGGGGCTGCGGCCTTTGCCGAAGCAGCGGGCGCCGGCGCGGGAGCGGCCACCGGTGCGGATGCCTGCGTGCCCGGCACGCCACCCTTGCCATGGAGATTGTCGAGCAGCGACTCGAATTCGTCGTCGGAAATCGTGCCGGCCGTGGTGGCCGCCGCCGGCGCTTCCACCGCACCGGGCATGCCGCCCTTGCCGTGCAGATTGTCCAGCAAGGCCTCGAATTCGTCGTCGGTGATGCTGCCCGAGGACGATTCCGCCGCCGGTGCGCCCGGTGCGCCACCGGTGCCATACAGGCTGTCCAGCAGGGCCTCGAATTCCGAATCGTCAATGGTGCCGTCACTGGGCGGCGGCGCCACCGGCGGAGCGACGGGCTTGGGCACCGGCTTGGGAGCCGCCGCACCGGGCATCAAGCGCTGCAGCAGCGCCTGCGGCGGCATCGCCATCGGCTGGCCACCGGCCAGCGCGGCCATCATGTCGTTGAGCAGATCCAGCGCTTCGAGCAGTGCGTCCATGCGCGCGGCATCGAGCAGCAGCTGCCCGTTGCGCGCCACGTTGAGCAGGTCCTCGGCGTGATGGCACAACTGCACCATCGGCTCGATGGCCAGAAACCCTGCGCCGCCCTTCACCGTGTGGAACGCGCGGAACACGGCGTTCAGCAGCTCGGCGTCGCGCGGCGAGCCTTCCAGCCCGATCAACTGTTCACCCAGGCGCTGCACCAGCTCCCCGGCTTCCACCAGGAAATCGTTGCGCAGCTCGCT
This genomic interval from Dyella japonica A8 contains the following:
- the motD gene encoding flagellar motor protein MotD, with protein sequence MARKKKHHEDHVNHEAWAIPYADLMTLLLAFFVVMYAVSVVNEGKYRVMSNSIIEAFNGSSHVIAAMPQTRAQPHNVDPAIASPQSRPGAATTPVSVPIPARPQLVRVADSRSGSESQEKRNLESIRDQVQRALQPLIDKQMVIVRKTTSWLEIELRTDILFASGAARLSPEANDILDNMASILKPFPNAVRIEGYTDDRPINTALYPSNWELSAARAASVARLFSEQGVDPSRLGIMGWGEYRPSADNTTADGRNHNRRVLIVVLSEEDAPKRFLNDLQNGQLTADDRGAPAPSVSAAPAAPAAVVAVAPAAGKSAPIVEVVAPKPVEDAPVNKVILARPVRTAQQDGDARPDLAPQVSLPDVAAGAISVGGARVSSPEHGP
- a CDS encoding AI-2E family transporter — protein: MSSQAPASPAASASQRAVVIVAAACVLALLYFGREVLVPIVLAVFLSLLVAPWVRLSRRVGLGHGASVLIAVLALVVVVSGLATMIGTQVVHVARSLPQYEVTIRTKVKSLREETLGRLDFLQGELGKVIDGGGQGAAPAPAGTAAPAFVAPPYLTNAPAEAKPAQAPGKTSSPPLALLTRVLSTAWVPLETAGIVLVVLIFVLLEHESLRDRFIRLAGGTDLRATTAAINDAGERLSRFFISTFSVNFSVGVAIWLGLTVIGVPSAPLWGALTAALRFVPYIGVWLVAALVSLFAAAVAPGWSLLAMTIVLYLFVEIVVSQLIEPFLYGHTTGLSPLAVVVAAIFWSWLWGPVGLLMSTPLTLCLVVAGRHVKALDLLNVLLGDAPALTMPQRVYQRALSGDANEILSEARDFLKRKSFAAYCDAVLLPALQLARVDLGAGAISTVQQTSVKRTIVTVVEALDSHESKWTRWRRRASVLEDASIGRSLRLHREEAYGRWQGPLAVPAGSVVLCLGLGSVANDLSAELLTRILRDLHIDARHLSIDDFTAFDAEPHPDATPNAVSMVYVVSANPAAEQGAFDDAVAMVRARIPGACIVGVLFPEPLATVETALPANADVNEVVRSLEQAAQQAIARIPESGAAVA
- a CDS encoding chemotaxis protein CheW codes for the protein MTQGHNTEDWLSFRIGGQWYAAPLTQVSEVLRDGELTPVPGAAADLLGIRHLRGRIVPVLDGRRRLGLDEEGRVDPFQVRLVMLSHGPHLVGIRVDAIGDLLSAKAADVAPPLPGGAAREDDPVQGVLPSPNGFVALLDVRRLCRLPLEHEAA
- a CDS encoding flagellar motor protein, giving the protein MDLVSLIGTILAFIVIIVGTVLKGSSVEALWNPAAFVIVFLGTIAALLVQNSGKVLKHAMSMFPLVYKPPQHQPSDLISRIVGWSEISRRQGLLGLEPQIDSESDTFVRKGLQLLVDGSEPEAIRGVLEVEVGAREHHDLAGAKVFENAGIFSPTMGIIGAVMGLMAVMQNLADPSKLGHGIAAAFVATIYGVALANLLMLPMSARLKALIHKQTQMREILIEGLVAIAEGANPRQIEAKLQGYLA
- a CDS encoding chemotaxis protein CheA, whose amino-acid sequence is MDPTLDSELRNDFLVEAGELVQRLGEQLIGLEGSPRDAELLNAVFRAFHTVKGGAGFLAIEPMVQLCHHAEDLLNVARNGQLLLDAARMDALLEALDLLNDMMAALAGGQPMAMPPQALLQRLMPGAAAPKPVPKPVAPPVAPPPSDGTIDDSEFEALLDSLYGTGGAPGAPAAESSSGSITDDEFEALLDNLHGKGGMPGAVEAPAAATTAGTISDDEFESLLDNLHGKGGVPGTQASAPVAAPAPAPAASAKAAAPAPENTVRVDTARLDALVHRAGELVLVRNRLLSLAAKNGDETLELAATELDRVADALQNAVLGMRMQPVGRLFQRFPRIVRDLSRQLGKDVELVQEGEGTDLDRSLVEALADPMVHLIRNALDHGLEMPEERERAGKPRKGKVTLGASQRGERIVITVSDDGRGMNPEVLRRKAVEKGLMDEAQASRLTENECYEIIFRPGFSTAATVSDISGRGVGMDVVKTRVVELGGTLSVRSQLGKGSTLELAVPLTLAIQRVLMVRVGARLLALPLSNVDEVFELAPGQQQQLDGRAVASHRGRALALADLGGWVGVEGPSGRHVVVLHIGHMRLGCLVHEVIGREDVMVKPLGPLFEGVPAVAGATVTGDGRLALVMDLAGLSGADGQLLPTLRVNS
- a CDS encoding SphA family protein, producing the protein MKRLLSGFLVLAILGSLPAHATEGGVGRSITGLQAASYSGLVPPASGWNWQLGYAYYKGDISGSKEVPLTGGGSSLGIRAEFQLFSAVGMYIWNTKPSSWNFASMVDLPFAYVGATADLDLGQFHRSVHDSTTGLYDMTFVPIIASHHFSQTQHLSLALYIEAPTGSYTKGRLANASLNTWVFTPTVGYTQLFSQGSLEWSTTAGVDFYTKDNATDYQNGSVFHLDSLLVQRFPTGWGIGAVGGWIYQIDKDTGPLADRLNGFKGRAVSLGPMVNYLKKWQGGQVEFSLRWLHEFDVKNRTQGNPAMLSATISL